From Macaca mulatta isolate MMU2019108-1 chromosome 1, T2T-MMU8v2.0, whole genome shotgun sequence, the proteins below share one genomic window:
- the SPRR1B gene encoding cornifin, which yields MSSQQQKQPCTPPPQLQQQQVKQPCQPPPQEPCIPKTKEPCLPKVPEPCHPKVPEPCQPKVPEPCHPKVPEPCPSTVTPAPAQQKTKQK from the coding sequence ATGAGTTCCCAGCAGCAGAAGCAGCCCTGCACCCCACCCCCTCAGCTTCAGCAGCAGCAGGTGAAACAGCCTTGCCAGCCTCCACCCCAGGAACCATGCATCCCCAAAACCAAGGAGCCCTGCCTCCCCAAGGTGCCTGAGCCCTGCCACCCCAAAGTGCCTGAACCCTGCCAGCCCAAGGTTCCAGAGCCCTGCCACCCCAAGGTGCCTGAGCCCTGCCCTTCAACGGTCACTCCAGCACCAGCCCAGCAGAAGACCAAGCAGAAGTAA